From a single Nicotiana tabacum cultivar K326 chromosome 8, ASM71507v2, whole genome shotgun sequence genomic region:
- the LOC107827349 gene encoding ankyrin repeat-containing protein At5g02620-like, with translation MEKQISFRGVMEKQQSFRNGTIEKQKSFRGLMEKQKSFRIAMERQLSFGGGERKRGKESPGKRGDSPLHLAVRAGNVGKVKEIVQKLDNSKGISDLLSKQNQEGETALYVAAENGHTLVVEELLKHLDLQTASILARNGYDAFHVAAKQGHIEVLKELLHSFPNLVMTTDSSNSTALHTAAAQGHLDVMNLLLEIDSNLAKIARNNGKTILHTAARMGHLEIVRSLLSKDPEIGFRTDKKGQSALHMSVKGQNVDIVFELIKPNPAVLALEDNKGNRALHVATIKGRPQMVQCLISIEGIDLNAVNKAGETALDIAEKSGSLQLVSILKEAGATHSKDHGRPPNAAKQLKQTVSDIRHDVESQLQHSRQTGFKVRKIAKNVKKLHISGLNNAINNATVVAVLIATVAFAAIFTVPGQYVEEKTDGVSLGEAHIARKAAFIIFFLFDSMALFISIAVVVVQTSVVVIEQKAKKQLMFWINKLMWAACLSISISFISLTYVVVGDKEKGLAIYATVIGSTIMLTTIGSMCYCVVRHRLEESKMRSIRRAETHSRSYSMSVASDTELYSESYKRMYAV, from the exons ATGGAGAAACAGATTAGCTTTCGTGGGGTGATGGAGAAACAGCAGAGTTTTCGAAACGGGACGATTGAGAAACAGAAGAGCTTTAGAGGGTTGATGGAAAAACAGAAAAGCTTTAGGATAGCAATGGAGAGGCAGCTGAGCTTTGGTGGTGGTGAGAGGAAGAGGGGTAAGGAATCACCAGGGAAAAGAGGAGATTCTCCACTTCACTTGGCAGTTAGAGCAGGGAACGTAGGGAAGGTGAAAGAAATTGTTCAAAAGCTTGATAATAGCAAAGGCATCAGTGATTTGTTATCTAAGCAAAACCAGGAGGGTGAGACTGCTCTGTACGTTGCGGCGGAGAATGGCCATACCTTGGTTGTTGAAGAGTTGTTAAAACATTTAGACCTTCAGACGGCTTCTATTCTGGCGAGAAATGGTTATGATGCATTCCATGTTGCAGCAAAGCAGGGTCATATTG AGGTACTGAAGGAACTGTTGCATTCATTTCCAAACCTAGTGATGACAACAGATTCGTCTAATTCTACAGCCTTACATACAGCAGCTGCTCAGGGGCACCTTGATGTAATGAATCTCCTTCTGGAGATTGACTCAAACCTTGCGAAGATAGCTCGTAACAATGGCAAGACTATTCTTCATACAGCTGCAAGAATGGGACACTTGGAAATAGTTAGATCTCTTCTAAGCAAAGATCCTGAGATTGGCTTTAGAACGGATAAAAAAGGCCAAAGTGCCCTGCACATGTCTGTAAAGGGTCAAAATGTTGATATTGTGTTTGAATTAATCAAACCAAATCCTGCTGTATTGGCTTTGGAAGATAACAAAGGAAACAGAGCACTTCATGTTGCAACTATAAAGGGACGGCCACAG ATGGTACAATGTCTAATATCAATCGAGGGCATTGACCTCAACGCTGTCAATAAGGCTGGAGAAACCGCTCTTGATATTGCAGAAAAGTCTGGATCTCTGCAGCTCGTTTCCATTTTAAAGGAGGCAGGAGCTACCCATTCTAAAGATCACGGGAGACCTCCCAATGCTGCGAAGCAACTCAAGCAGACTGTCAGTGACATAAGGCATGATGTGGAGTCCCAACTCCAACACAGCCGTCAAACTGGCTTCAAAGTGCGGAAAATTGCAAAGAATGTGAAAAAGCTCCACATTAGTGGTCTTAACAATGCCATCAACAACGCGACAGTTGTTGCTGTCCTTATTGCTACTGTAGCTTTTGCTGCCATCTTCACTGTACCTGGCCAATACGTTGAGGAAAAAACAGATGGGGTTTCACTCGGTGAAGCACACATAGCTAGGAAAGCGGCATTCATAATCTTCTTCTTGTTTGACAGTATGGCCTTGTTTATTTCCATTGCTGTTGTCGTAGTACAAACTTCTGTGGTGGTGATTGAACAAAAGGCAAAGAAGCAACTCATGTTTTGGATAAACAAGCTCATGTGGGCAGCTTGCCTCTCTATTTCAATTTCCTTTATTTCACTCACATATGTGGTGGTTGGAGACAAGGAAAAAGGGCTTGCTATCTATGCAACTGTCATTGGTAGCACCATAATGCTCACTACTATTGGTTCCATGTGCTATTGTGTGGTTCGACATAGGCTAGAAGAGTCGAAGATGAGGAGCATAAGGAGGGCTGAGACTCATTCACGTTCATACTCGATGTCCGTGGCATCAGATACAGAGCTTTACAGTGAAAGCTACAAGAGGATGTATGCAGTATAG